Proteins co-encoded in one Cytobacillus sp. NJ13 genomic window:
- a CDS encoding helix-turn-helix transcriptional regulator, whose product MKTVRFKLAQILFDRKMSQKQLCEITNIREATLSTIIRNNTLKINYEHLGTIMDALNITDFNEILELVEVPDNTR is encoded by the coding sequence TTGAAAACAGTTAGATTTAAATTAGCTCAAATATTATTCGATAGAAAAATGAGTCAGAAACAATTATGTGAAATAACAAATATTAGAGAAGCCACGCTTTCAACGATTATCCGCAACAATACATTAAAAATAAACTATGAACATTTGGGAACTATTATGGACGCTCTCAACATTACTGACTTTAATGAAATTCTGGAGCTTGTTGAGGTTCCAGACAATACGAGATAG
- a CDS encoding spore coat protein CotJB, which produces MKQLPADYYQLLEQLQAVDFVLVELTLYLDTHNNDTEAIKQFNHYAKERKKLRNAIESKYGPLMQFGHSYSGQPWNWDDAPWPWQV; this is translated from the coding sequence ATGAAACAATTGCCGGCAGATTACTATCAGCTCCTTGAACAGCTTCAGGCTGTGGATTTTGTCCTTGTGGAACTGACTCTATACCTTGACACTCATAACAATGATACAGAAGCCATTAAGCAATTCAATCACTATGCAAAGGAACGAAAAAAACTGAGAAATGCCATTGAGAGCAAGTATGGTCCATTAATGCAATTTGGACACAGCTATTCCGGTCAGCCATGGAATTGGGATGATGCCCCGTGGCCTTGGCAAGTATAA
- a CDS encoding spore coat associated protein CotJA, protein MNTLRKTWHPYVSPFDPCTPVKVKTYSTPPNLYMGFQPPGLEQFTPMEALRAGTLWKAFYDPWYSPYEKAREGQ, encoded by the coding sequence ATGAATACACTCCGTAAAACCTGGCACCCATATGTCAGCCCCTTTGACCCTTGCACTCCGGTAAAGGTCAAAACCTATTCCACTCCTCCAAATCTATATATGGGATTTCAGCCGCCAGGACTTGAACAATTTACACCAATGGAGGCTTTAAGAGCAGGAACGCTTTGGAAGGCTTTCTATGATCCATGGTACAGTCCCTATGAAAAAGCCAGGGAGGGACAATAG
- a CDS encoding CBS domain-containing protein → MFVKSIMIPKHTCYTIGQDAALIDALALLEDHQIDGLPVLDGDQYAGIITRYGIYENFFLSGKSKEDFLEGTLVKDIATHQELYLKGNEIFEKTLLDLKDFPLLAVLGDNRKFLGIVTRFDVLAQFQSAFGTNKSGVRIAFTSVEAEGRIARLAEIAHYFHEHIISLVTFDETDKLVRRIVMKVEKNNNMDKFISRLEKSGFRVLDITED, encoded by the coding sequence ATGTTTGTGAAAAGTATCATGATCCCCAAACATACCTGTTATACAATCGGACAGGATGCAGCATTGATAGACGCTCTGGCTTTGCTGGAGGACCACCAGATAGACGGGCTTCCTGTATTGGATGGCGACCAATATGCCGGCATAATTACAAGATATGGAATATATGAGAACTTCTTTTTGTCAGGGAAATCAAAGGAAGATTTTCTTGAAGGGACATTGGTAAAGGATATTGCCACACATCAGGAGCTATATTTAAAAGGAAATGAGATTTTTGAAAAAACGCTTCTGGATTTAAAGGATTTCCCTTTACTAGCAGTTTTGGGCGATAATCGTAAATTTCTGGGCATTGTTACTCGCTTTGATGTTCTCGCTCAATTCCAGTCCGCCTTCGGCACCAATAAATCCGGCGTCAGGATTGCGTTTACTTCTGTAGAAGCGGAAGGGCGAATAGCACGTTTAGCCGAAATCGCCCATTATTTCCATGAGCACATCATTTCCCTTGTAACCTTTGATGAAACAGACAAACTGGTCCGCCGCATCGTGATGAAGGTGGAAAAAAATAATAATATGGATAAGTTCATCAGCAGGCTTGAAAAGTCCGGTTTCCGTGTTTTGGATATAACAGAGGATTAA
- a CDS encoding metallophosphoesterase, whose protein sequence is MIYLIALALIGGVCLLMFMLREAFADRIIYKELSFPEFPESFGEVKLFFISDIHKRTVSETIIGEIKEKKPDLVIIGGDLLEKGVPFERVKKNLMGLKECGPVYFVWGNNDYEVDYHQLDALLLECGVKILDNTALSFESNEGERFILMGTDDLSKDRDRLDLALKDAGSGGFRVLVSHDPRIINSIKKEQNIHLVLSGHTHGGQIHIFGFSPYEKGQIKVLPQTTILISNGYGTTGVPLRLGAKPETHFITLNKG, encoded by the coding sequence ATGATATACTTAATAGCTTTGGCCTTAATTGGCGGTGTGTGTTTACTAATGTTTATGCTTAGGGAGGCATTTGCAGATAGAATTATATATAAAGAGCTTTCTTTTCCTGAATTCCCGGAAAGCTTCGGTGAAGTAAAGCTTTTTTTTATTTCTGATATTCATAAACGGACGGTGTCAGAAACGATAATCGGGGAGATTAAAGAGAAGAAGCCTGACCTGGTCATCATCGGCGGCGATCTCTTGGAAAAAGGAGTCCCTTTTGAAAGAGTAAAGAAAAACCTAATGGGGTTAAAGGAATGCGGGCCCGTCTATTTCGTTTGGGGGAATAATGACTATGAAGTGGATTATCATCAGCTCGATGCTCTGCTCCTCGAATGCGGAGTAAAAATTCTTGATAATACTGCCCTTTCCTTTGAATCAAATGAAGGAGAACGTTTTATTTTGATGGGAACAGATGATCTCAGCAAGGATAGAGATCGGCTTGACCTTGCACTTAAGGATGCGGGTTCAGGAGGATTTCGGGTGCTGGTCAGCCATGACCCAAGAATCATTAACAGTATAAAAAAAGAACAAAATATTCACCTGGTCTTAAGCGGACACACGCATGGCGGGCAAATTCATATTTTCGGGTTTAGCCCATATGAGAAGGGGCAGATAAAAGTACTGCCGCAAACAACAATTCTGATCAGCAACGGCTACGGTACGACCGGTGTGCCATTGCGGCTGGGGGCAAAGCCGGAAACTCATTTCATTACTCTTAATAAAGGCTGA
- a CDS encoding MerR family transcriptional regulator, which translates to MATEEGKYNIKAVSKMLGIQPGTLRAWERRYQIVAPKRNESGHRLYTEEHIKVLKWLIRKVDQGFSISQAVSLLENKELNAEPLQMDKEGDRSGALANELLEALLQFNESKAHDLINQAFSFYTIDKVLIDILGSLLVKIGLLWEEGKITSAHEHFASSILRSRIGMILHSFPHNGVLPKVIAVCGPGEAHELGLLIFTLFLRRRGFEVVYLGTSIAEEDIDTVIEIVKPKFVFFSCTMKSNVPETLKLLERLTDTYGKLHVGLGGFGIDTLSNEEKMKYEQFIPGGSTHEWEEWIRERLL; encoded by the coding sequence ATGGCAACAGAAGAAGGAAAGTATAATATTAAGGCTGTATCTAAGATGCTCGGCATTCAGCCAGGAACGTTAAGAGCATGGGAAAGACGGTATCAAATCGTTGCTCCCAAGAGAAATGAATCAGGCCACAGGCTATATACAGAAGAACATATCAAAGTGTTAAAATGGCTGATCAGGAAAGTGGATCAGGGTTTTTCCATAAGCCAGGCTGTTTCCCTTTTGGAAAATAAGGAATTAAATGCCGAGCCGCTTCAGATGGATAAGGAAGGTGATCGGTCTGGTGCCCTCGCCAATGAGCTTCTTGAAGCTCTTCTTCAGTTTAATGAATCAAAAGCACATGATTTAATTAATCAGGCTTTTAGTTTTTATACCATAGATAAAGTCCTAATTGATATATTAGGCTCTCTTCTTGTAAAAATCGGACTTCTGTGGGAAGAGGGGAAAATAACAAGTGCACATGAGCATTTTGCCTCATCCATATTAAGATCCAGAATTGGGATGATTCTCCATTCTTTTCCGCATAACGGGGTCCTGCCAAAGGTGATAGCAGTCTGCGGACCTGGAGAAGCTCATGAATTAGGGCTTTTAATTTTTACTTTATTTTTACGCAGAAGGGGATTTGAAGTCGTTTACCTTGGGACAAGCATTGCTGAAGAAGATATTGATACTGTGATTGAAATTGTTAAACCAAAGTTTGTATTCTTTTCCTGTACGATGAAGTCCAACGTACCTGAAACCCTAAAACTTCTAGAGAGACTTACAGATACTTATGGGAAACTGCATGTAGGCCTTGGGGGATTCGGCATTGATACCCTTAGTAATGAAGAAAAAATGAAGTATGAACAGTTTATTCCCGGCGGTTCCACACATGAATGGGAAGAATGGATTAGAGAACGGCTCCTATAA
- a CDS encoding genetic competence negative regulator, with product MRLERLNYNKIKIFLTLDDLNDRGLTKEDVWKDSLKWHQLFHEMLEEASEEFGVDIQGSVAVEIFSMQAQGMVMIVTMEEQMDEELLEDGFIEMQVTVEGSEDILFEFQDFEDVIQMAKELNRVQIEEGSVYCYKEMYYYHVTDLAGEDIHRVIAILAEYGDSDFTSIHVIQEYGKVLIESNAVKKLIEYFS from the coding sequence ATGCGCTTAGAACGTTTGAATTATAATAAAATCAAAATCTTTCTAACATTAGATGATTTGAATGATAGGGGACTGACTAAGGAAGATGTCTGGAAGGATTCTCTAAAATGGCACCAGCTTTTTCATGAGATGCTGGAAGAGGCAAGTGAAGAATTTGGAGTAGACATTCAAGGCTCAGTTGCTGTGGAGATATTCTCCATGCAGGCTCAGGGAATGGTTATGATCGTTACAATGGAGGAGCAGATGGATGAAGAGCTCCTTGAGGATGGTTTTATTGAAATGCAAGTAACTGTTGAGGGCAGTGAAGATATATTATTCGAGTTCCAGGATTTTGAAGATGTAATTCAAATGGCTAAAGAGCTGAATCGTGTGCAGATTGAGGAAGGAAGCGTATATTGTTATAAAGAAATGTATTATTATCATGTTACAGATTTAGCGGGAGAAGACATTCATAGAGTTATTGCCATATTAGCTGAGTACGGTGATTCAGACTTTACCAGCATACATGTAATTCAGGAATATGGGAAAGTACTTATCGAGTCCAATGCTGTAAAAAAGCTGATTGAATACTTTTCATAA
- a CDS encoding Glu/Leu/Phe/Val dehydrogenase — MVAEKGTDSNKAEKLDVLKSTQTVIHKALGKLGYSDEVYELLKEPIRMMTVKIPVRMDDGTVKVFTGYRAQHNDAVGPTKGGIRFHPNVTEKEVKALSIWMSLKCGIVDLPYGGGKGGIVCDPRDMSFGELERLSRGYVRAISQIVGPTKDIPAPDVFTNSQIMAWMMDEYSRIDEFNSPGFITGKPLVLGGSHGRESATAKGVTICIREAAKKKGINLEGARVVVQGFGNAGSFLSKFMHDAGAKVVGISDAYGGLYDPEGLDIDYLLDRRDSFGTVTKLFNDTITNKELLELDCDILVPAAIENQITEDNAHNIRAGIVVEAANGPTTLEATRILSERGILLVPDVLASAGGVTVSYFEWVQNNQGYYWTEEEVEEKLEKVMVKSFDNIYQTSQTRRVDMRLAAYMVGVRKMAEASRFRGWI, encoded by the coding sequence ATGGTAGCCGAGAAAGGTACTGATTCAAATAAAGCTGAAAAATTGGACGTCTTAAAGTCGACTCAAACTGTCATACATAAGGCTTTAGGGAAGCTGGGATATTCGGATGAGGTATATGAGCTTCTAAAAGAGCCAATTCGCATGATGACAGTGAAAATTCCTGTACGGATGGATGACGGAACAGTAAAAGTCTTTACTGGCTACCGGGCCCAGCATAATGATGCAGTGGGTCCTACTAAAGGCGGTATTCGTTTTCACCCGAATGTAACTGAAAAGGAAGTAAAGGCACTGTCAATTTGGATGAGCTTAAAATGCGGAATTGTGGATCTTCCATATGGCGGAGGTAAAGGCGGAATCGTTTGTGACCCTCGCGATATGTCCTTCGGTGAGTTAGAGCGGCTAAGCCGCGGGTATGTACGGGCAATCAGTCAAATTGTGGGGCCGACTAAGGATATTCCTGCACCTGATGTATTTACCAATTCGCAGATCATGGCATGGATGATGGATGAATACAGCCGGATTGATGAATTTAACTCTCCAGGCTTCATTACCGGTAAACCACTTGTACTTGGCGGTTCACATGGACGGGAATCAGCAACAGCTAAAGGGGTTACAATTTGCATCCGGGAAGCTGCCAAGAAAAAAGGCATTAATCTGGAAGGTGCAAGAGTTGTTGTTCAGGGATTCGGGAACGCTGGAAGTTTCCTCTCAAAGTTTATGCATGATGCCGGTGCAAAGGTTGTTGGCATTTCAGATGCATATGGCGGTTTATATGATCCGGAAGGCCTTGATATCGATTACCTCTTGGATCGCCGAGATAGCTTTGGCACTGTGACAAAATTGTTTAATGATACAATTACAAATAAAGAGCTGCTTGAGCTTGATTGCGATATTCTTGTTCCTGCGGCCATCGAAAATCAGATAACAGAAGACAATGCACATAATATAAGAGCAGGCATTGTAGTGGAGGCGGCTAACGGCCCAACTACTTTGGAAGCTACACGAATCCTTTCTGAGCGAGGGATACTGCTTGTCCCTGATGTACTGGCTTCTGCCGGCGGTGTAACAGTTTCATATTTCGAATGGGTACAAAATAACCAGGGATATTACTGGACTGAAGAAGAAGTAGAAGAAAAGCTTGAGAAGGTAATGGTTAAGTCATTTGATAATATTTATCAGACGTCCCAAACCCGCCGTGTGGATATGCGCCTGGCTGCTTATATGGTTGGTGTGAGAAAAATGGCGGAAGCTTCAAGATTCCGCGGATGGATTTAA
- a CDS encoding YpdA family putative bacillithiol disulfide reductase — translation MLNIDAIIVGGGPCGLAAAIALQEAGRNPLVIEKGNIVNAIYHYPTHQTFFSTSEKLEIGGVPFITENYKPKRNQALTYYREVVKRKGIKINAFEKVLQVIKNQSEIFEVLTDKGVYTSNNVIIATGYYDHPNYMGVPGEDLPKVFHYFKEAHPYFDKDVTVIGGKNSSVDAAIELVKAGARVTVIYRGTEYSPSIKPWILPEFESLVRNGVINMKFSAHVKEISENKLTYMVDGQQFDIKNDFVFAMTGYHPDHGFLRSMGIQINEETGRPHYNPETMETNVPGIFIAGVIAAGNNANEIFIENGRFHGGQIAKAIFEKESGNNKG, via the coding sequence ATCTTGAATATAGACGCTATTATTGTTGGCGGAGGACCCTGCGGATTGGCAGCTGCCATAGCCCTTCAGGAAGCTGGGCGTAACCCGCTTGTTATCGAAAAGGGCAATATTGTAAACGCAATTTACCACTATCCAACACACCAAACTTTCTTCAGCACGAGCGAAAAGCTCGAAATCGGCGGGGTACCCTTCATAACGGAAAATTACAAGCCTAAGAGAAACCAGGCGCTGACTTATTACCGGGAAGTAGTGAAAAGAAAGGGCATTAAGATTAATGCCTTTGAAAAAGTTCTCCAAGTAATTAAAAATCAATCTGAGATATTTGAAGTACTAACAGATAAGGGCGTTTATACCTCCAATAACGTAATAATTGCTACAGGGTATTACGACCATCCAAATTACATGGGAGTTCCAGGAGAGGACCTGCCAAAGGTTTTTCACTATTTCAAAGAAGCCCACCCTTATTTTGACAAAGACGTAACGGTAATTGGCGGGAAAAACTCAAGCGTCGATGCTGCGATCGAACTGGTTAAAGCAGGAGCCAGAGTTACGGTGATCTATCGCGGAACAGAATATTCACCAAGCATAAAGCCATGGATCCTGCCTGAATTTGAGTCCTTAGTTAGAAATGGCGTCATTAACATGAAATTTAGTGCACATGTGAAAGAAATCAGTGAAAATAAGCTGACCTACATGGTGGATGGCCAGCAATTCGACATTAAGAACGATTTTGTATTTGCCATGACTGGCTACCATCCGGACCACGGATTTTTAAGGAGTATGGGGATTCAAATAAATGAAGAAACAGGCCGCCCTCATTATAATCCTGAAACGATGGAAACGAATGTTCCTGGAATATTTATTGCGGGTGTGATAGCTGCCGGAAATAATGCCAACGAAATTTTTATTGAAAATGGCAGATTCCATGGCGGACAAATTGCGAAAGCTATATTTGAAAAAGAGAGTGGCAATAACAAAGGCTGA
- a CDS encoding asparaginase produces the protein MEKKKILVIHTGGTISMSEDAATGAVKPTDNNPLTEKTKELLSLAELLVEEPFHLPSPHITPREMLKLKEIIEKSLAKEEISGVVITHGTDTLEETSYFLDLTVKTSLPIVVTGAMRSSNEIGSDGLYNLMSSIRVAACEEAKDKGVLVVLNDEIHTAENVTKTHTSNVSTFQSPQYGPIGIVTKRGVLFHNTPTNREYYPLDAIVKKVTLIKAFAGMDSSLLYAIGDLDFDGVVIEALGQGNLPPATIEGIKALTEKNIPIVLVSRCFNGIAQDVYGYDGGGKHLKDMGVIFSNGLNGQKARIKLLIGLETQQNIEEIFQI, from the coding sequence GAGTGAGGATGCAGCAACTGGTGCTGTTAAGCCGACAGACAATAATCCATTAACTGAAAAAACAAAGGAACTGCTTTCCCTTGCAGAATTACTGGTTGAAGAGCCTTTTCATCTCCCTTCACCGCATATAACACCGAGAGAAATGCTTAAATTGAAGGAAATCATTGAAAAAAGCCTGGCAAAAGAAGAGATTAGCGGCGTAGTAATTACCCATGGGACAGATACATTAGAAGAGACATCCTATTTCCTGGATCTGACTGTAAAAACATCCCTTCCAATCGTTGTTACAGGTGCTATGAGATCAAGTAATGAAATTGGCTCTGACGGACTTTACAACCTAATGTCCTCCATTCGCGTAGCTGCATGCGAAGAAGCAAAAGACAAAGGGGTTCTGGTCGTTTTAAATGATGAAATTCATACGGCGGAAAATGTGACAAAGACACACACAAGCAATGTATCTACTTTCCAAAGCCCGCAGTATGGACCAATCGGAATTGTCACAAAGAGAGGTGTATTATTCCATAACACGCCCACAAATAGAGAATATTATCCTTTAGATGCTATTGTAAAAAAAGTTACACTTATTAAAGCATTTGCCGGAATGGATTCTTCTCTGCTGTATGCGATAGGTGATTTAGATTTTGACGGAGTTGTAATTGAAGCACTTGGACAAGGGAATTTGCCACCAGCCACAATCGAAGGCATTAAAGCTCTTACAGAAAAGAACATTCCGATTGTATTGGTTTCCCGATGTTTCAATGGAATTGCTCAAGATGTATATGGCTATGACGGAGGCGGAAAACACCTTAAGGACATGGGTGTTATTTTCTCTAATGGACTAAACGGGCAAAAAGCAAGAATTAAACTGCTAATCGGACTGGAAACCCAGCAAAATATCGAAGAGATTTTTCAAATATAA